TTCCAGATCGAAGGTGTGATCCTGTTCGCCCTTAAAATAAATGGGAATCTCTTTGCCTTTATTGTACAGGTGTAAATTTTGCGGGTCAACCCGATTCAGCGGAAAGCCGGCTTTTAGCAGATCTTCGTAGGTAACCTGATAGATTCCGTCTTCGGTTACGGTTAACTTGAAAACGATCTCATTTTGCAGAACGCTCTGCCAGCGCATCAACTGTTTGAGGCGCGTATTGTCTTCTGTAAGAGTTTTGTTGGCGGCTGAGGCCAGCGGAAACAGCTGTCGTCCGCCGTTTAACGCCACCGCTTTTAAAATTCTGGACACCGGCGTGGCAGGTTCTTTGGTGTACAATGGCACATTCTGGTTTTCGCCCAGAGCTTTGCCGATTTTTACCTCGATTGATTTCAACAGAGTAACGGTCTGATGATCTGCGGCAACGCGCACCGGGAATATTTGCAGGGCAAAAACCGGATAATTGCCCATTAAGCCAAGATATTTCAGCTCTACCCAGGGCTTGCTATCTTTACGCGGCATGTTTTCATCTGTGCCGCTTACATGCAGGTAGCGCTCCACGCTCGTGGTTTGAGTTTTGAGCGAACCAACGGTCAACGGCGGCATCGTGCTATCGCTCAAATTCAAGAACTTTACAATAACCGGCACGTAGTTTTGATGAATGTCCTGCGTAAAAGAAGCTTGCCGATAGGCGGCATAAACGCTGCTTCCCTCTTCGATCCACTGCGGCTGCGCCAGAGAAATTTTCAAATGCACAAACCGATCGGTCTGTTGAAGGATTTTAATTTGAACTTCCGAGGCCCACAACCCCGCGCTCATGATAAAGACAATCGCTAAAATTCTTTTAATCCACATCGTTACACTCATAACCACCTTTACACTCTAATCCTAATCTGTTGATAATGAGAAGAATCGGGTTATTTTGCCCTGAGGTTTAGGCGTAAAAACTTCATTCAATTTTTTACGCAGCATGCTTTCCGTTAATCCGCGCACCAGTTTTCCATTTTCCGCATAGGAAATCATCCCCGTTTCTTCCGACACGACGATAATCAGGGCATCTGTCTGTTCAGAAAGCCCGATAGCCGCTCTGTGCCGCATGCCCAGAGCCGGATCCAGCGACGGATTTTGCGAAAGCGGCAGCACCGTTTTGGCCGCCACCAGAATATCGTTTTGAATGACCAGCCCTCCATCGTGCAGCGGCGAACGCGGATTAAAAACCGAACTGATCAACTGCTTGGAAACCTTGGCCTGCAGAGTTATTCCCGTTTCAATGATCGATTTTAAGCTCATGTCTCGCTCGATGATGATCAATGCTCCAAAATTTTTGCGCGATAATTCCATCACCGCCTGGACAATCTCGTCAATAAAATGCAAATCGCCGACCTTCACAATTTTACGGATCAAACGGCTTTGCCCGATAAAAACCAGCAGGCGGCGCAATTCCGGTTGAAATAAAATCACGAATGCCAGCACCCACACCGTCTTTAAGCTGGACATAATCCAGGTCAGGGCGCTCATGCCCAGCAGCTCACCGACCATCGAAACGACGATAATCACCAGCAAACCGGTGAACATGCGAATGGCCACACTGCCTTTTAAAAATTGATACAATTGATAAAAGATCGTGGTAACGATGGCAATATCAATCAGATCAATTATGGTTACCGGAATAAATCCTATTTTAAATAACATCAATCCGTCTCAAAATATTGCACTGCTTTTAGAATTTTTAAAGCGTCCTGCGTGGCCTGCACATCATGGACGCGCACAATGTTCGCCCCGTTTTGAACGGCCAGAATTTGCGTGGCCAGGCTGCCGTAAATTCTTTCGTCCACCTCTTTATTCAAAATTTTACCGATAAACGATTTGCGCGACGTGCCCATTAAAATCGGGCGTTGTAAAAAGGTAAAATCTTTCAGGTCTCTAAGCAAGTGTAAATTATCTTCCAGGCGTTTGCCGAAGCCGATACCCGGATCGATAATAATTTTGCCGATCCCCGCGCGCTCCAGTCGTTCAATCCGCTCTTCAAAATAATGATAGACCTCTTCTACCACATCTTCGTAATACGGATTGTTCTGCATATTTTGGGGCGTCCCTTTAATATGCATGATGATAATCGGGCAGTCGAAATCGCGCACCACCTCAATCATTTTATCATCAAATTGCGCCGCGCTGATGTCGTTAACTATATCTGCGCCGGCTTTTAGCGCCGCCCGGGCAATACTGCTTTTGTAGGTATCCACCGAAATCAAAACATCCGATTTACTGCGTAATTTTTCAATGACCGGGATCACTCGCCGCAGTTCTTCTTCTTCAGGGACGGGCTCTGCGCCGGGACGCGTGGATTCGCCGCCAATATCGATCAGTAAGGCGCCTTCCGCTTCCATCTGCAGGGCGCGCTCAACCGCTCTGTCCCTCTCGTAAAAACGACCGCCGTCGCTGAAGGAATCGGGCGTAACATTCAAGATGCCCATGATCAACGGCCCGCGATTAAAATCGAGCGTTTTGTGGTTCACCGTCCATACCGGAGCGGAATTGTCAAATCGGGCTCTGATCATTTCCTGCAAACGCAACGGCAGGTCGCGCCCCCCATTCCTTTCGCTCAATTGACTGAAGCGCATTTCGTCCGGAACGATCAAAGTTTCATTACGCTGCGCATCATGACGAAAAAAGTAAAAAGCTCCATTGCGCTGCAGCTGTTTTAGCTGCTCCAGCTCAAACGGTTCTGCGTCATTTATTTTAAAGAACAAGCTCCCTGTAAACTCTGCCGTCAGTTTCAAATTGAATTTTTCATTAATCTCTTTGATGCGTTGACGACTGTTTAGAAGAATCGGCCTTAGCTGCAATCTTTTCTTCCTCCATTTGAATTAAAACGCTGCGAATCCCGGCCATGGCTTCTTTTGCGTACGTATCGTCGTCTCCGGTTTTACGGGCAACGCGTTCGCGAAAATACTTAAGCGCAGAATCCAGCTTGCCCATTTTTCTGTAGATCATGCCCACGTAAAGATACGAATCCAGATGGCGATCCATCTCGATGGCCTTGAGAAAATACGGCAAGGCGGTGTTGTACTCATCCAGCATGTAGTAACATACGCCTAAATTGTAATAAGAATCCGAATCATCGGGGAATTCTTCAAACAACGCTTTGTAAATGGGCAGGGCCTTTTTTACATAATTTGTTTTAATGTACAGGGTTCCCAGCAAACTGAGCATCTCCGGATCTCCAGGATGAATTTCTAAAAATCGGTTAATGATATTAATCGCTTCCTGAATAGAGCCCAGTGTGCCTCTGCCGGAAAGATAGATTTCGTTGGCCAGTTGATAAACCGCGTCGCGATAACCGGGGTCCAGATAAATAGCCCTTTTTAAAATTTGCACGCGGCTGTTGTAGCCGATGTCTTTTAAACGGTCGGGGAGCAAAAAGCTTAAATTAAAATGTACGCGGCTGTTTTCCGGATCTTCCACGTAGGCCTTTTTTAAAAACATTTCAGCCGCGGTGTATTCTTTTTCGCGAATCAACATGCGTCCCATCAGCAAATCGATTTCCGGAGTGTTTTTACGCTGTTTGACAATCGGCACCAGAATCTGTTTGGCCTTTTCAAAATCGGGATTTTTAATGGGCACATATTTGGCGCGTTCCTGATCCACATCGACCTGCAGCCCTTTTTCAATTAAAACGGCCGCTTTTAAAGTTCTGGCCGGAATATCTTCGCGACCTTCAACAAGGGCCAAAACACGCGCGTAATCTTTATTGTACAATGCCAGACGCGCCGCCAGAATGGTGCGATCAATTTGCGGGATACTCGGCGTGTCTTTAAACAGGCCTAACTCACCATCCACCCGCCGGATGAACCAGCCCACTCCCTGCTCTTTTTTCCCCGCAATCTGCACGCGCTTATTCTTTTTCACATCCAGAACCAGGCATGTCATTTGTCCATTTTCAATGCGCGATTCCACAATAAAACGGGGGCGCAAGGCTCTGGCCGTTCTTTGCCATTCCGCATATTGGCTCCTCTGGCGCGGCTTAATGGTTTCGAAAAGCCATTCCCAGCGATGCACCAAATAGCGATCGTTCGTATTGTTCAGCGCCGCTTTTTCAAACGTTTCCGTTAACAAAAATTCTTCAGGAGTTAAAGACAGGGTGTCTGATATTTGAGTAGGCAAAACGACAACACGTTCCTGGGGCTTTGGCGGCTGGGTAATGAACCAGAGGGCTGCATAAAAAAGAAAGGCGGCAAGATTTAAAGTAATCAGATTTTTCTTCCATGTCGCCGGACTCATCAGTTCGGAGTTTTTCAGAAAGAAGAGCGAAAGGTTGATGACAAACAATACAATGAACAGTAAAAAAATCCCCCCCGGAATGCCGGAGGAAAGAAAAGAAATCAGCTCGCCCATGGTTACACCTCAGCTTTTAATCCTTTGTTTTCCCGCTATGCTTGATGCGTTCACGCAAAAAGGTTTACGCGCTTTATACCGCCATTAGCTGATCGGCAACGAATCCGAAAATTCTGCCAGAACAATCCGCTTCGCTGCCGCCCATTTTGCATGAACGCCGCTCTTTTTCTGCGCGATGCAGCATCTGGTTTAAAATCGGCCATTTTTCACATTTCTGCAGTTTTTTCTGTCCGCTTCTGATTTCTTCCTCCGCCTGCAAACCTGCGGCCATTACCGCCAAACAGATGCCGGTTATTGAAAAAGGGCTGTTTTTCCGCCCGCTTTGCTCTGGCAGGTTACCGGACGCCATGCTCAACATCCTTAATAAAGCATTATGGCGGAATTATCACAATCCCGCCATAATGCAAAAATGAAATCCAGTTGGTCGGCGCCCGGCAGTCGGGCAAAACATCAAAACGTTTGCCGAAAAATGCCCTCTGCCGTTATGCTTTTTTATCTTCCGAATCCGAAGAAGAGTCGTCCTTGTTTTCGTTTTGCTCAGGCTGCGCCTTACTTTCCTCCTGGGGTAGATTGGCTGCTTCCGCTTCCGGCGTCTTCTTTTTGCGCCTTCTTCTGGGTTTGGCCATGGTGTCTTCGTCTTTGGCGGCAAAGGCCTGTTTTTTTATTTTTTCGCCCTTTAACACCAGATCGATCTGCTCGCCGTCTAAAATTTCAAATTCGAGCAGTGCTTTGGCCAGGGCGTGTAATTTGTCGATATTTTCTTTCAACAAGGTTTCCGCCCGTTCTTCGGCTTCACGAACGATTCTGCGCACTTCCTGATCGATTTCCTGAGCGGTGCGTTCGCTGTAATCTCGATGCTGGGTGATTTCTCTTCCTAAAAAGATTTCCTGTTCTTTTTTCCCGAAGGTGATGGGCCCTAATTTTTCGCTCATGCCCCATTCGCACACCATTTTACGTGCCAGATCGGTCGCTCGTTCGATGTCGTTGCCTGCGCCGGTGGTCAATTGTTCGAAAACCAGCTTTTCTGCGCAGCGACCGCCCAAAAGCTGGGTCAACATGCCTTCCAGATATTCTCTGGAATAGGTGTGTCGTTCGTCCAGCGGCAGGTAGGCGGTAACGCCCAGCGCCCGTCCGCGCGGAATAATGGTCACCTTGTGTACCGGGTCCGTTCCCGGCGTTAATTTGCCAACCAGCACGTGCCCGGATTCGTGGTAGGCGGTTACCTTTTTTTCTTCTTCACTGATCAGGATGGACTTGCGTTCCATACCCATCATGATTTTGTCTTTGGCCTCTTCAAAATCGGCCATGGTTACCTTCTGGCGATTTTTGCGGGCGGCCAGCAGCGCCGCTTCGTTGACCAGATTGGCCAGGTCCGCTCCGGACAGGCCGGGCGTACCCCGCGCCAGCGCTTCCAGGTCCACCGAGCTATCCAGCGGCACCTTGCGCGTGTGCACCTTTAAAATGCCTTCTCGTCCGCGCACATCCGGCCGGTCAACTACGATCTGCCGGTCGAATCGTCCCGGGCGCAGCAAAGCAGAATCCAGCACATCCGGACGATTGGTGGCGGCAATCAAAATAACGCCTTCCTGGGTGTCAAAGCCGTCCATTTCCACCAATAGCTGATTTAAGGTTTGTTCGCGTTCGTCGTGTCCGCCGCCAAGACCGGCGCCGCGATGGCGGCCCACCGCATCAATCTCATCAATAAAAATAATACACGGCGCATTCTTACGGCCGATCTCAAACAGGTCGCGTACGCGGCTGGCGCCCACGCCCACAAACATTTCCACAAAGTCGGCGCCGCTCATGCTAAAAAAGGGCACGCCTGCCTCGCCGGCCACGGCTTTGGCCAGCAACGTTTTGCCGGTTCCCGGCGGACCCAAAAGTAAGGCGCCCTTGGGTATTTTACCACCCAGACGCGTGAATTTTTGCGGGTCCTTTAAAAATTCAATTATCTCCTGCAGTTCCATTTTGGCTTCGTCGCAGCCGGCCACATCGTCAAAGGTGATGTTTATTTTATCTTTGGTTAACAACTTGGCCTTGCTCTTGCCAAAATTAAAGATGCCGCGCGAACCGCCTCCGCCGCCCTGCATGCGCTTGGCAAAAAACACCCACACGCCAATAATCAAAATCCATGGCAAAATATTAATCAGCAAAATTGTCCAGTCGTTTGGCGGCTCCACAAAACTGATTTTGACATCGTTTTCTTCCCACTCCTTAATCACATCGCTGTCCACAAAAGGCAGTATCGTTCTAATGTAACGCGCGCTGCGTATCCCGCCGTTTACGCTTCTTACCTCGGTTTGATCCACCAGCACTCCACGGAATCGGTTGTCTTTTAGCGTAACCTCACCGCTGCGGATCATTTTACTGCGCAAAAGCCGCATATATTCATTGTAAGGCACCTCGACCTCATTGGGGCGATTATCGGGCCACAGCGTACTGAAGGCGATGGCGGCCAACAAAATCAAAATCCAGATTAACCCCGTTTTAGAGGCTTTTTTCCACTGAAATTCATCATTATTTTGCGGCTGCTTTTTATGGTCTGAGTTTTTGTTTTTATTTTCCATATTCCTCAATAATCCTTTCTCAACCTACTCAATAAAATAAATGGATCGGAGATTTCTTTTCAACTGCGCGTCATCCAGTCCGTAACCCACCACAAATTTGTCTTCAATCTCGAAGCCAATATAATCAATATGCACCTCAACAATATTTTTGGAAGGTTTATTCAACAGGGTTACAAATTTTAATTCCACCGGATTAAAGGCAGACAGCATGCGTTCCAGAAATTGTACCGAAAGACCGGAATCCACAATATCCTCAACCACAATCACCGAGCGGCCGTTAATATCTGCGCTTAAGGGTTTTAAAATTTTAATATGACCGGACGACTCGCGCCCGTCTCCATAACTGGATATTCTCAAAAAGTCCACTTCCACATCGATGTCCAGATTACGAATCAAATCGGCCAAAAAGATAAAACTGCCATTCAAAATCCCAATCAAAATCGGTTTTTTACCGCGAAAATCTCTGCTGATTTGCTGCCCCAATTCTTTCAATCTGCTTTCAATGGTCGCTTCGGGAATCAAAATATGATAATTTTCCGGAACGATTTCCGACTGATCGTTAAATGTTCTTTTCATTTAAGACGTTCTCCATTTTTTTAATTTCCAGCTTAAACACCGACCTACAGGATTCTGTAACCCGATACCGATGATCTAATCTTAAACCGCAAAGCCACACAATTTCTTCCCCATTCAACAAAATAGGGATGTTGTGTTTTTGGAAACGGTCGATCTTTGCATCAACAAAAAAATCTTTCAACTTTTTACTTTTGCCCAGACCAAGCGGGTAAAAACGATCTCCTTTTTGCCAGCGGCGGACGCTCAGAGGAAATCTTAAGTTATCGCCACAAATATATTCAACCGACGCGCGGTCTTCAAACTCTATTGCTCTTTTTTCAACTTCCTGAATGGTAATTTCCCACTCGCCGAATGTCACCGATCCGTTTTTGTTCAACTCTAATACGGTTTTCGTCCGCTCAGGTTCCCGCGTAAATCGCAGCCGCTTTCTTTCTTTAATCAAAATCAGGTCTCCGATTACCGAAAAGCGAGCGCCTGTTTGCGCCGTCCGGGCAAACGTTTCAAGAACGGCTGCCTTGCGTTCCGAAAGATTGTAATTTAACGGATAATAAGCAGAAACACAATAAGTTAGAATTTGTCGTCGATACAGAGGGTGCAAACCGTTGAAATCGGCTTTGTCAATAAGCAGCGACGCCCCCTCTTTTTTTACCAGTCGCTCAAAACGTTTTTTACTTTCGGCCTCAAATAAGCGATAATATTCCGCAAGCTGTTCCACGCTTTTGGCAATGGACGGCAAAACAGCCTCGCCAAAAACATCCATGAAAGCCGGCATTAAACGAAGGCGAATCCGGTTACGTAAATAGCGAACATCGGCGTTGGTAGAATCTTTTACAAAAGGAATCTGATTTTCCTCAACAAACGCTTCAACTTCCCGACGCGTCAAAAACAAAAAAGGCCGGATGTAAAGACCGCGCCGCGCCGGTATTCCGCCAAGACCTTTTAAAGAAGAGCCCTTTGCCAGCCGCATCAAAAACGTTTCCACATTATCGTCCAGCGTGTGAGCGGTGGCCAGCTTTGCCCCGGGAAAATCTTTTAAAACTGCTTCAAATTCTCGGTAACGGGCGTTCCGTAAAGTTTGCTCGTCCATTTTTTTTAACGACTCAATACGGCGCACAATCAACGGAACGGACAACGCCTGGCAGTGAGCGCGCACCATCTGCTCATCGCGCTCTGCTTCTGCGCCGCGAATGCCATGATTAACGTGCAAAGCGTGAATCTGAAGATCGAATTCCTGCCGGATGGCAAGAAAGGCATGCAATAAAGCCATCGAATCCATTCCGCCCGAAAGAGCAACAACAATTAAATCGTGGGGAGAAATTAGCCGGTTGGTTAAACAAAAGGATTTAAAGCGTTTGATCAATGTTTTTCTCAGGATTATCCCAATAAAAAAAAGTAGCGGCGCAGGGACTTGAACCCCGGACACGAGGATTATGATTCCTCTGCTCTGCCAACTGAGCTACGCCGCCATCAAAAAATAAGGGTAAACCACGTTCACCCTTTTGTTAGTAGCGGGGGCAGGATTCGAACCTGCGACCTTTGGGTTATGAGCCCAACGAGCTACCTGACTGCTCCACCCCGCGATCAAAATTGATTAACTAATATAATAAGATTTTAATTTTTTGTCAATAGTTTTTTCGATCGCTTTAATCAGGAACTCTTCCTGAACCGCAAGGGCATGGGCAAGGGCAACGATTTTTATTCCTTGCAGATTTTTGTCACCGTTTTGATCAATGATTTCGCTAATTTTCATTAAATCCTTTTCCGTGCAAATCAAATATTTTAACTTTTCCTGCCGGCAAATGTTTCCCATTCTCAGCAGGTCATTTTCGGTAAAACGATGATGATCGCCAAAAGCAAACGTTCTTTTAACCGCCATGTTCATTTTTGCCAGCGCCTCAAAAAACGATTGCGGATCGGCAATGCCGGCAAAAGCCGCTACAGGCACATCCTTTAAATCCTCTGGCGCCAGGCAGGCCTGTAAATGCAAATCCACCAACGGCCCGCTCATTGTTTGCACATGAAACTGCTTGCGCAAGGGAATAAAAGGCAGCTTACCTTGCGCGGCAAGGCCCACATAGTGCGCGCGACTGACGCGATGGGGAAATTCGCGCCAGGTACCGGTAGGCAGCATAAAATTGCGCCAGAATTGCTGCGGCTTTTTAAACAGCACAATATCCACATCGCGCTGCACGTAACGGTGTTGAAAACCGTCATCCAGCACAATCACCTCAGCCGCCTGGTGCTGTTCGATCCACTGCACTGCGCTGCGCCTTTTTTCGGAAACTAAAACCGTGGCCGCCGGAACTTTTTTGGCCATTAACAGCGGTTCGTCTCCGGCCTGTTCGGCGCTGAGCAAAATACTGCCGTTCTGCGCCACAATTTGCAGCCCCTTACTCTCGCGCCCATAACCGCGACTGACGATGGCCACGCGGTAGCGCTTTGCAAGTTGCGCGGCCAGCCAGATGGTAAAGGGCGTTTTGCCCGTTCCACCCGCCACCAGGTTGCCCACCGAAATGACTGGCAAACGCGACGCGTAAACCGGTAAAATCTTTAAATCAAATAGAATGTTTCTGACTTCCATCGCCAGCCCGTACAAAAGGGAGAAAGGCAGCAAAAGCAACCGAGCCAGCATACGCAAAAACCTCATCGGCCGCTTCCTCCGGCCGTTTTTACAATGCGCAGCAGGTAATTCAACTCTTCCGGGCGTAAAAAGCGAAAAACGTAAAACAGCGCCGGCGAAAAAGCGACCAGGGCCACACGCCAATACCAGGCCGGCGAAAAACCGTACAACACGGCAAGCATGGCCGAAAGGTAGAGTAAAATAAAAGCCACGCGTCCGTATTCGTACGGCACGGGGTAAATTTTTTGATTGGCAATAAAAATAGTCAGAGCCATCACCAGGTAGCTGAGCAGAGTGGCCACGGCCGCGCCCATGATCCCGTAATGAGGCATCAGGTAAAAATTGCTGCCCACATTGGTCAACGCCGCCAGTCCGGTAAAAATAAACATCAACTTTGTTTTTTTGCGGATGTAAACGCCCACTGTTAAATTTACGTAAATGCCGTAAAACAGATAGGAAGTAAGTACGATGGGAATGATTTTAATACCTTCCCAGTAAGGCGCATTCATAATGTGGCGGCTGGCGCCCAGCGGAACTTTAAGAAGATATTCGACAAAGTAGCTGGCGCCAATAATCAAAAAAGCGGCAATGAGCGTAAAATAGGTTAAAACGCGGGCGTAAATTTGCTTGGCGTTGGCTTCTCTGGCAATCTTCAAAAAAAACGGCTGCCAGGCGTTGCGAAAGGCAATGACCACCAACAGCAAAATGGAGCCGAATTTGTAATTGGCGCTGTAAAGGCCCAGCAAATCTTTGTTCAGTAAAAAGCGCATTAAAAACTTGTCGCTCACCTCCACCGTTAAATAGGCCACGCCATTGGGGATCATTGGCAGGCCAAACCACAGCAACGTTTTTAAAACATTCCAGTCCCATGCACGCCGCAAATACTTTTTCTGGAAGGGCAACATGGCCAGCAAATTAATCACCGAAGCGATGGCATTGGCGTACAAAATACCGAGAACGCCCTGTTTCAGAAAAACCACAAACACGATGTTTAAAATCAATTCCAATAAAAACCGACCGATGCGAAAGGCGGAAAAATGAATCGACTTTTCTTCGGCGCGCAACACCAGGTAAGGCAGGTTGCCCACCGAATCGAAGAACAAAATGACCGCCGTCAGTTTGATTAAAACATCGTATTGCGAGCCGCCAAAAACGAGCTGCCCCAGATGCGGCGCAAAAAAGAAAATACCCGCCGAAAGCAGCAGCGCATTGGCCAGCACCGCCCAGAAGCCCG
This sequence is a window from Caldithrix abyssi DSM 13497. Protein-coding genes within it:
- the ftsH gene encoding ATP-dependent zinc metalloprotease FtsH, yielding MENKNKNSDHKKQPQNNDEFQWKKASKTGLIWILILLAAIAFSTLWPDNRPNEVEVPYNEYMRLLRSKMIRSGEVTLKDNRFRGVLVDQTEVRSVNGGIRSARYIRTILPFVDSDVIKEWEENDVKISFVEPPNDWTILLINILPWILIIGVWVFFAKRMQGGGGGSRGIFNFGKSKAKLLTKDKINITFDDVAGCDEAKMELQEIIEFLKDPQKFTRLGGKIPKGALLLGPPGTGKTLLAKAVAGEAGVPFFSMSGADFVEMFVGVGASRVRDLFEIGRKNAPCIIFIDEIDAVGRHRGAGLGGGHDEREQTLNQLLVEMDGFDTQEGVILIAATNRPDVLDSALLRPGRFDRQIVVDRPDVRGREGILKVHTRKVPLDSSVDLEALARGTPGLSGADLANLVNEAALLAARKNRQKVTMADFEEAKDKIMMGMERKSILISEEEKKVTAYHESGHVLVGKLTPGTDPVHKVTIIPRGRALGVTAYLPLDERHTYSREYLEGMLTQLLGGRCAEKLVFEQLTTGAGNDIERATDLARKMVCEWGMSEKLGPITFGKKEQEIFLGREITQHRDYSERTAQEIDQEVRRIVREAEERAETLLKENIDKLHALAKALLEFEILDGEQIDLVLKGEKIKKQAFAAKDEDTMAKPRRRRKKKTPEAEAANLPQEESKAQPEQNENKDDSSSDSEDKKA
- the hpt gene encoding hypoxanthine phosphoribosyltransferase; this translates as MKRTFNDQSEIVPENYHILIPEATIESRLKELGQQISRDFRGKKPILIGILNGSFIFLADLIRNLDIDVEVDFLRISSYGDGRESSGHIKILKPLSADINGRSVIVVEDIVDSGLSVQFLERMLSAFNPVELKFVTLLNKPSKNIVEVHIDYIGFEIEDKFVVGYGLDDAQLKRNLRSIYFIE
- a CDS encoding tetratricopeptide repeat protein, with amino-acid sequence MGELISFLSSGIPGGIFLLFIVLFVINLSLFFLKNSELMSPATWKKNLITLNLAAFLFYAALWFITQPPKPQERVVVLPTQISDTLSLTPEEFLLTETFEKAALNNTNDRYLVHRWEWLFETIKPRQRSQYAEWQRTARALRPRFIVESRIENGQMTCLVLDVKKNKRVQIAGKKEQGVGWFIRRVDGELGLFKDTPSIPQIDRTILAARLALYNKDYARVLALVEGREDIPARTLKAAVLIEKGLQVDVDQERAKYVPIKNPDFEKAKQILVPIVKQRKNTPEIDLLMGRMLIREKEYTAAEMFLKKAYVEDPENSRVHFNLSFLLPDRLKDIGYNSRVQILKRAIYLDPGYRDAVYQLANEIYLSGRGTLGSIQEAINIINRFLEIHPGDPEMLSLLGTLYIKTNYVKKALPIYKALFEEFPDDSDSYYNLGVCYYMLDEYNTALPYFLKAIEMDRHLDSYLYVGMIYRKMGKLDSALKYFRERVARKTGDDDTYAKEAMAGIRSVLIQMEEEKIAAKADSSKQSSTHQRD
- the folP gene encoding dihydropteroate synthase, with the protein product MQLRPILLNSRQRIKEINEKFNLKLTAEFTGSLFFKINDAEPFELEQLKQLQRNGAFYFFRHDAQRNETLIVPDEMRFSQLSERNGGRDLPLRLQEMIRARFDNSAPVWTVNHKTLDFNRGPLIMGILNVTPDSFSDGGRFYERDRAVERALQMEAEGALLIDIGGESTRPGAEPVPEEEELRRVIPVIEKLRSKSDVLISVDTYKSSIARAALKAGADIVNDISAAQFDDKMIEVVRDFDCPIIIMHIKGTPQNMQNNPYYEDVVEEVYHYFEERIERLERAGIGKIIIDPGIGFGKRLEDNLHLLRDLKDFTFLQRPILMGTSRKSFIGKILNKEVDERIYGSLATQILAVQNGANIVRVHDVQATQDALKILKAVQYFETD
- a CDS encoding lipopolysaccharide biosynthesis protein, producing MLNHIKNLARHSSVYTVSTFVQRALGFVMLPIYTDPTYLASRSEYGDLTLVYTFTAFMTILYLYGMDAAILRYFFLGRYKREEVYSTGFWAVLANALLLSAGIFFFAPHLGQLVFGGSQYDVLIKLTAVILFFDSVGNLPYLVLRAEEKSIHFSAFRIGRFLLELILNIVFVVFLKQGVLGILYANAIASVINLLAMLPFQKKYLRRAWDWNVLKTLLWFGLPMIPNGVAYLTVEVSDKFLMRFLLNKDLLGLYSANYKFGSILLLVVIAFRNAWQPFFLKIAREANAKQIYARVLTYFTLIAAFLIIGASYFVEYLLKVPLGASRHIMNAPYWEGIKIIPIVLTSYLFYGIYVNLTVGVYIRKKTKLMFIFTGLAALTNVGSNFYLMPHYGIMGAAVATLLSYLVMALTIFIANQKIYPVPYEYGRVAFILLYLSAMLAVLYGFSPAWYWRVALVAFSPALFYVFRFLRPEELNYLLRIVKTAGGSGR
- the lpxK gene encoding tetraacyldisaccharide 4'-kinase, whose protein sequence is MRFLRMLARLLLLPFSLLYGLAMEVRNILFDLKILPVYASRLPVISVGNLVAGGTGKTPFTIWLAAQLAKRYRVAIVSRGYGRESKGLQIVAQNGSILLSAEQAGDEPLLMAKKVPAATVLVSEKRRSAVQWIEQHQAAEVIVLDDGFQHRYVQRDVDIVLFKKPQQFWRNFMLPTGTWREFPHRVSRAHYVGLAAQGKLPFIPLRKQFHVQTMSGPLVDLHLQACLAPEDLKDVPVAAFAGIADPQSFFEALAKMNMAVKRTFAFGDHHRFTENDLLRMGNICRQEKLKYLICTEKDLMKISEIIDQNGDKNLQGIKIVALAHALAVQEEFLIKAIEKTIDKKLKSYYIS
- the tilS gene encoding tRNA lysidine(34) synthetase TilS → MSGVQVPAPLLFFIGIILRKTLIKRFKSFCLTNRLISPHDLIVVALSGGMDSMALLHAFLAIRQEFDLQIHALHVNHGIRGAEAERDEQMVRAHCQALSVPLIVRRIESLKKMDEQTLRNARYREFEAVLKDFPGAKLATAHTLDDNVETFLMRLAKGSSLKGLGGIPARRGLYIRPFLFLTRREVEAFVEENQIPFVKDSTNADVRYLRNRIRLRLMPAFMDVFGEAVLPSIAKSVEQLAEYYRLFEAESKKRFERLVKKEGASLLIDKADFNGLHPLYRRQILTYCVSAYYPLNYNLSERKAAVLETFARTAQTGARFSVIGDLILIKERKRLRFTREPERTKTVLELNKNGSVTFGEWEITIQEVEKRAIEFEDRASVEYICGDNLRFPLSVRRWQKGDRFYPLGLGKSKKLKDFFVDAKIDRFQKHNIPILLNGEEIVWLCGLRLDHRYRVTESCRSVFKLEIKKMENVLNEKNI
- the cdaA gene encoding diadenylate cyclase CdaA: MLFKIGFIPVTIIDLIDIAIVTTIFYQLYQFLKGSVAIRMFTGLLVIIVVSMVGELLGMSALTWIMSSLKTVWVLAFVILFQPELRRLLVFIGQSRLIRKIVKVGDLHFIDEIVQAVMELSRKNFGALIIIERDMSLKSIIETGITLQAKVSKQLISSVFNPRSPLHDGGLVIQNDILVAAKTVLPLSQNPSLDPALGMRHRAAIGLSEQTDALIIVVSEETGMISYAENGKLVRGLTESMLRKKLNEVFTPKPQGKITRFFSLSTD